From one Geoalkalibacter halelectricus genomic stretch:
- a CDS encoding EAL domain-containing protein, with amino-acid sequence MPSDFESRILYVEDNRADAELARSVLERSAPRLSLDIVSTLAEARGKLAGANPLYDLVLSDLNLPDGSGLELLGEIRRRDLSLAVVILTGSGDQKAPFHVLKAGADDYVPKKNDYLGQLPGVLQAALARFRDRRAYRAKPLRVLYAEPSPFDRDLTARYFVQNAPHIHLETVGNGNQVLERLSLPDEIFDVVLLDYRLPGLDALEVVKILRVERGLDIPIVLVTGHGSEEVATQALHLGVDEYLIKREGYLFQLPAILEKAQKQVELRRSEARYHSLFDNNYAVMLLIDPDHGRIVDANPAACAFYGYAPEVLRGMPITEINLRSLRETQHDMRLAQAMKRNQFWLRHRLADGRVRDVEVVIGPIEFSGQQLLYSIINDITDRLLAEQDLHLARFCIDHAAVAILRIEEDGRIVEANHQAAKSLGYSRRELCAMTVFDIDADFSREGWRKHRKAMRAKGSGTIETLHRRRDGSIFPVEVTVNYLDYEGRSFSYSFAKDITERKRAEQELRRFKFIVENAGQEVYLIRPDGSLFYVNQTAAASLGYTVEELLAVGIPGIDPVFGPVFQAHVEKLKAQDLPPFESDHFAKDGRRIPKQIKSVYLRMGEQEFVCAFAEDISERRHYEDRLQYLASHDELTGLANRTLLHDRLNQCIHFARRSKRLVAVLLLDIDRFKVINDSLGHGTGDELLRNVARRLQDSVRETDTVARLGGDEFVVLLSEVVDVDDVGRIAEKILGRLADPHLLAGREISLTASLGISLYPRDSDEGATLVRNADIAMYRAKCEGGSGFSFYKPVMNERVLETLELEGALRLAVERHEFCLHYQPKVDLTSGRIVGCEALLRWRHPQRGLVAPAEFIPLAEETGLIVPIGAWALKEACRQTRAWVSEGLPPVSIAVNISARQFRKGDLPQLVREVIQESGIDPRLLMLELTESILMTNPLGAVSVMETLKTFGVGLSLDDFGTGYSSLAYLSRYPFDQLKIDRSFVNDIVTDSNSATIATSIIALAQRMGLRTVAEGVETEAQLGYLRKNGCDEMQGYLVSRPLAAGDFARFLRENNGVTNICALDKDQFRTLLIVDDEPNTLKALQRTLADEGYRILLAANPLEGLQILAKNPVQVILTDQRMPHMNGTEFLRRVKSMYPDTVRIILSGHADFETILDSVNEGVLFKFLGKPWDDAQLCAHIREAFRFHDAMIQPRT; translated from the coding sequence ATGCCTTCGGATTTCGAATCGCGCATTCTTTATGTCGAGGACAATCGCGCCGATGCCGAGTTGGCGCGCTCCGTGCTCGAACGTTCGGCACCCCGGCTTTCCCTCGACATCGTCTCCACGCTTGCCGAGGCCCGGGGCAAGCTGGCCGGCGCGAATCCGCTCTACGACCTGGTGCTTTCCGATCTGAATCTTCCTGACGGCAGCGGGCTGGAACTGCTCGGCGAGATTCGTCGCCGCGACCTGTCCCTGGCCGTGGTGATTCTGACCGGTTCAGGAGATCAGAAGGCCCCGTTTCACGTCCTCAAGGCAGGGGCCGACGATTATGTGCCGAAAAAAAACGATTACCTTGGGCAACTCCCCGGGGTGCTGCAGGCGGCCCTGGCCCGGTTTCGGGATCGTCGCGCCTATCGCGCCAAGCCCCTGCGGGTTCTTTATGCCGAACCCAGTCCTTTTGATCGGGATCTGACCGCGCGTTACTTTGTCCAGAACGCCCCGCACATCCATCTGGAGACCGTCGGCAACGGCAATCAGGTGCTCGAGCGTTTGTCCTTGCCGGATGAAATCTTTGACGTGGTGCTGCTTGACTACCGTCTTCCGGGGCTTGACGCCCTTGAGGTGGTCAAGATTCTGCGTGTCGAGCGAGGCCTGGATATCCCCATCGTCCTGGTCACCGGGCATGGCAGTGAAGAGGTGGCCACCCAGGCGCTTCACCTGGGGGTTGATGAGTATCTGATCAAGCGCGAGGGGTATCTGTTTCAACTGCCCGCCATCCTGGAAAAAGCCCAGAAGCAGGTCGAGTTGCGCCGTAGCGAAGCACGCTATCACAGCCTGTTCGACAACAATTACGCGGTGATGCTGCTCATTGATCCGGACCATGGCCGCATCGTCGACGCCAACCCCGCCGCCTGCGCCTTTTATGGATATGCCCCGGAAGTTCTGCGGGGGATGCCGATCACGGAGATCAACCTGCGAAGCCTGCGGGAAACGCAGCACGACATGCGCCTTGCTCAGGCCATGAAGCGCAACCAGTTTTGGCTTCGCCACCGCCTGGCCGACGGCCGGGTGCGCGATGTCGAAGTCGTCATCGGCCCCATTGAGTTTTCCGGACAACAGCTGCTCTATTCCATCATCAACGATATCACCGACCGCTTGTTGGCTGAGCAGGATCTGCACCTGGCGCGTTTTTGCATTGACCATGCGGCGGTGGCGATCCTTCGCATCGAAGAGGATGGTCGCATCGTCGAAGCCAACCATCAGGCGGCCAAAAGCCTTGGATACAGTCGCCGGGAGCTGTGCGCCATGACGGTCTTCGATATTGATGCGGATTTCAGTCGCGAGGGGTGGCGGAAGCATCGCAAGGCCATGCGTGCCAAGGGCTCCGGGACCATTGAAACGCTTCATCGCCGCCGGGACGGGTCGATTTTTCCCGTCGAAGTCACGGTCAACTACCTGGACTATGAGGGAAGATCCTTTTCCTACAGCTTCGCCAAGGATATCACCGAGCGCAAGCGTGCGGAGCAGGAGTTGCGGCGCTTTAAGTTCATCGTCGAGAATGCGGGCCAGGAAGTTTATCTGATTCGTCCCGACGGCAGCTTGTTTTACGTGAACCAGACAGCCGCTGCCAGCCTCGGATACACCGTCGAGGAGCTGCTGGCCGTCGGGATTCCCGGTATCGATCCCGTATTCGGGCCGGTTTTCCAGGCTCATGTTGAAAAGCTCAAGGCCCAGGATTTGCCGCCGTTTGAATCCGATCACTTTGCCAAGGACGGCCGGCGCATACCCAAGCAGATCAAGTCGGTTTATTTGCGCATGGGCGAGCAGGAATTCGTCTGTGCTTTCGCCGAGGACATCAGCGAGCGCAGGCACTATGAGGATCGCCTGCAGTACCTGGCCAGCCATGATGAGCTGACCGGACTGGCGAACCGGACCTTGCTCCATGACCGCCTGAACCAGTGCATTCACTTTGCCCGGCGCTCCAAACGCCTGGTGGCCGTGCTGCTTCTCGATATCGACCGTTTCAAGGTCATCAACGACAGTCTCGGCCATGGGACCGGCGATGAGCTTTTGCGAAATGTTGCGCGGCGCCTGCAGGATTCGGTTCGCGAAACCGATACGGTGGCCAGGTTGGGGGGCGATGAATTCGTCGTTTTGCTTTCCGAGGTTGTGGATGTCGACGACGTGGGGCGGATTGCGGAGAAAATCCTGGGCCGACTGGCCGACCCCCATCTGCTCGCAGGACGCGAGATTTCCCTGACCGCGAGCCTCGGCATCAGCTTATACCCGCGCGACAGCGATGAGGGCGCAACCCTGGTTCGCAACGCCGATATTGCCATGTATCGCGCCAAGTGCGAGGGCGGGAGCGGTTTTTCCTTCTACAAACCGGTCATGAACGAGAGGGTTCTTGAGACTCTCGAACTGGAGGGGGCGCTGCGCCTGGCGGTTGAACGCCATGAGTTCTGTCTGCATTACCAGCCCAAGGTCGACTTGACCAGCGGTCGCATTGTCGGCTGCGAGGCACTGCTGCGCTGGCGTCATCCTCAGCGCGGCCTGGTTGCGCCCGCGGAATTCATCCCCCTGGCCGAGGAGACGGGCCTGATCGTGCCCATTGGCGCCTGGGCGCTCAAGGAAGCCTGTCGGCAAACAAGGGCTTGGGTAAGCGAGGGGTTGCCGCCGGTGAGCATCGCGGTCAACATCTCGGCGCGGCAGTTCCGCAAGGGAGATCTGCCCCAGCTGGTGCGGGAAGTCATCCAGGAATCGGGCATTGATCCGCGCCTGCTGATGCTTGAATTGACGGAGAGCATTTTGATGACAAATCCCCTTGGAGCGGTTTCAGTGATGGAGACGCTCAAAACCTTCGGTGTGGGCCTGTCCCTGGATGATTTCGGCACCGGTTATTCGAGCCTCGCCTACCTGAGCCGTTATCCCTTCGATCAGCTCAAGATCGACCGCTCCTTTGTCAACGACATCGTGACGGATTCCAATTCAGCCACCATCGCCACCTCGATTATCGCCCTGGCGCAGCGCATGGGGCTCAGGACCGTGGCCGAGGGGGTGGAAACCGAGGCGCAACTGGGTTATTTGCGCAAAAACGGATGTGACGAGATGCAGGGTTATCTGGTCAGCCGCCCGCTGGCGGCGGGGGACTTCGCTCGGTTTCTGCGCGAAAACAACGGGGTGACAAATATTTGCGCCTTGGACAAGGATCAATTCCGTACCCTGTTGATCGTCGATGATGAACCCAACACCCTCAAGGCTTTGCAGCGCACCCTGGCCGATGAGGGGTATCGCATCCTGCTCGCCGCGAATCCATTGGAAGGCCTCCAAATTCTCGCAAAAAACCCCGTTCAGGTGATTCTTACCGATCAACGCATGCCGCACATGAACGGCACCGAGTTTCTCCGCCGTGTCAAATCCATGTATCCGGACACCGTACGCATCATTCTTTCCGGCCACGCCGATTTTGAAACGATCCTGGATTCCGTCAATGAAGGTGTATTGTTCAAATTCCTCGGCAAACCCTGGGACGATGCACAACTTTGCGCGCACATCCGCGAGGCTTTCCGCTTTCATGACGCCATGATTCAACCGCGCACCTAA